One segment of Phaeacidiphilus oryzae TH49 DNA contains the following:
- a CDS encoding DUF6126 family protein produces MTQPPEDPVAEPAPAAPRTPVAPAAPAAQPAPAAPVMERLITTMDDDGDRRTEARVGIRVLFFFIGLHAIAGLVMLLFYVGDHAHH; encoded by the coding sequence ATGACCCAGCCGCCCGAGGACCCCGTCGCCGAGCCGGCGCCGGCCGCACCGCGCACACCGGTCGCGCCGGCGGCGCCGGCCGCGCAGCCCGCGCCGGCCGCGCCGGTCATGGAGCGGCTGATCACCACCATGGACGACGACGGGGACCGGCGGACGGAGGCCCGGGTCGGTATCCGGGTCCTCTTCTTCTTCATCGGCCTGCACGCGATCGCCGGACTGGTGATGCTCCTCTTCTACGTGGGCGACCACGCCCACCACTGA